A DNA window from Luteibaculum oceani contains the following coding sequences:
- the gyrA gene encoding DNA gyrase subunit A, with protein MTGDERIIPVLIEEEMKTAYIDYSMSVIVSRALPDVRDGLKPVHRRVLFGMQELGVLSNRPYKKSARIVGEVLGKYHPHGDSSVYDTMVRMAQDWSLRYPLVDGQGNFGSVDGDSPAAMRYTEARLRKIAEEMLTDIDKETVDFRPNFDDSLKEPIVLPGKLPNLIVNGASGIAVGMATNMPPHNLTETINAICAYIDNRDIDVAGLMEHVKAPDFPTGGIIYGYEGVKEAFETGRGRVVMRAKATTEEMPNGKEMIIVTEIPYQVNKAEMIKKTADLVNDGKLDGISDIRDESDRNGMRIVYELKKDAIPNVVLNKLYKYTALQTPFSVNNIALVNGRPETLNLRDLIHYFVEHRHEVVTRRTQYELRKAEERAHILEGLIIAVDNLDEVIKLIRGSRTPEEARNGLMERFELSELQAKAILDMRLQKLTGLEIDKLKEEYDELMKLIEKLKAILADEGLRMQIIKDEMLELKDKFGDERRSEIVYSADDFKIEDIIADEAVVVTISHLGYIKRTPLSEYKTQARGGVGSKGSTTRDEDFLESLFVATNHNYLLFFTEKGRCYWMRVFEIPEGAKNSKGRAIQNLINIESDDRIKAFIKATDLKDQEYIENNFVVMVTKKGVIKKTSLEAYSRPRSNGINAITVRDGDTLLEAKLTDGKDDILMALRSGKAIRFPEEKVRPMGRNASGVKGITLGHDKDEVVGMVTVKEGEATILVVSENGYGKRSALEDYRITNRGGKGVKTLNVTDKTGELVSLKAVTDENDLMIITKNGITIRMAVENIRVAGRATQGVRLISLKGKDQIAAIAKVEHQEEDEHEDENSDAENNVADNENNDAASE; from the coding sequence ATGACAGGAGACGAGAGGATAATTCCGGTTTTAATAGAGGAGGAAATGAAGACAGCCTACATCGATTATTCGATGTCGGTAATTGTGTCTCGAGCCCTGCCAGACGTAAGAGATGGTTTAAAACCGGTGCACCGACGTGTACTTTTCGGGATGCAAGAACTTGGAGTTCTTAGCAACCGCCCTTATAAGAAATCGGCAAGAATTGTCGGTGAAGTTCTTGGTAAGTATCACCCACATGGTGACTCATCTGTATACGATACTATGGTGCGTATGGCGCAAGATTGGTCTTTGCGCTACCCATTGGTCGATGGTCAGGGTAACTTTGGATCGGTAGATGGCGATAGCCCGGCGGCAATGCGTTACACCGAGGCTAGGTTGAGAAAAATCGCCGAGGAGATGTTAACAGACATCGACAAGGAAACGGTTGATTTTAGACCCAACTTCGATGACTCTCTTAAGGAACCAATTGTTCTGCCTGGTAAGCTTCCGAACTTAATTGTAAATGGAGCTTCTGGTATTGCCGTTGGTATGGCTACTAATATGCCACCTCACAACCTTACCGAAACCATCAATGCCATTTGTGCTTATATCGATAATAGAGATATCGATGTAGCTGGTCTTATGGAGCACGTAAAAGCTCCTGATTTCCCAACTGGTGGTATTATCTATGGTTACGAAGGGGTAAAGGAGGCTTTCGAAACGGGTAGAGGCCGCGTTGTGATGCGTGCAAAAGCTACCACGGAGGAAATGCCAAACGGTAAGGAAATGATCATCGTAACCGAAATTCCTTATCAAGTGAATAAGGCGGAAATGATCAAGAAAACCGCCGACTTGGTTAATGATGGTAAACTAGATGGTATATCTGATATCCGTGATGAGTCGGATAGAAACGGTATGCGCATTGTTTATGAGTTGAAAAAAGACGCCATTCCAAATGTTGTCCTAAACAAACTTTACAAGTACACCGCTCTTCAAACTCCTTTTAGTGTTAACAATATCGCACTGGTTAACGGAAGACCGGAAACACTTAACCTAAGAGATTTGATTCACTACTTCGTAGAACACAGACACGAAGTAGTAACAAGAAGAACGCAATACGAGCTTAGAAAAGCCGAAGAGCGTGCTCATATTTTAGAGGGATTAATAATTGCAGTTGATAACCTCGACGAGGTAATTAAATTAATCCGTGGTTCGCGTACCCCAGAAGAAGCTAGAAACGGATTGATGGAGCGTTTTGAGCTTTCTGAACTTCAAGCCAAGGCTATCCTTGATATGCGTCTTCAAAAATTAACGGGTCTTGAAATAGACAAGTTAAAGGAGGAGTATGACGAGCTAATGAAGCTTATCGAGAAATTGAAAGCCATTTTGGCAGACGAAGGGCTAAGAATGCAGATCATCAAAGATGAAATGCTAGAACTTAAAGATAAGTTTGGAGACGAGCGCAGATCTGAAATCGTTTATTCTGCAGATGACTTTAAAATTGAAGACATCATTGCCGATGAAGCTGTGGTTGTTACCATTTCGCATTTAGGATATATTAAGAGAACCCCGTTATCTGAATACAAAACTCAAGCAAGAGGTGGGGTAGGATCTAAAGGATCTACAACTAGAGATGAAGACTTCTTAGAGTCCTTATTTGTAGCTACAAACCACAACTACTTGTTATTCTTTACCGAAAAGGGTAGATGTTATTGGATGCGTGTATTTGAAATTCCAGAAGGTGCTAAAAACTCCAAAGGGCGTGCAATCCAGAACTTAATTAATATCGAAAGTGACGATAGAATTAAGGCCTTTATTAAAGCTACAGATCTTAAGGATCAAGAGTACATTGAAAATAACTTCGTGGTTATGGTTACCAAAAAAGGAGTTATTAAGAAAACCAGTCTTGAAGCTTACTCTAGACCAAGGTCTAACGGTATTAATGCCATCACTGTACGAGACGGCGATACTTTATTAGAAGCTAAGCTTACAGATGGTAAGGATGATATTCTAATGGCATTAAGGTCTGGTAAGGCGATCAGATTCCCAGAAGAGAAGGTAAGACCTATGGGAAGAAATGCCTCTGGTGTTAAAGGAATCACCTTGGGCCATGACAAAGATGAAGTAGTTGGCATGGTTACTGTAAAGGAAGGGGAGGCAACCATCCTTGTGGTTTCTGAAAATGGATACGGGAAACGCTCCGCTTTAGAGGACTATAGGATTACCAACCGTGGTGGGAAAGGAGTTAAAACACTGAATGTCACGGATAAAACAGGTGAACTTGTATCGCTTAAGGCTGTTACCGATGAAAATGACCTAATGATTATTACCAAAAATGGTATTACAATCAGAATGGCCGTTGAAAATATTAGAGTAGCAGGAAGAGCAACCCAAGGTGTGCGTTTGATTAGCCTTAAAGGTAAAGATCAAATTGCTGCTATTGCCAAAGTAGAGCACCAGGAGGAGGATGAGCACGAAGATGAAAACAGTGATGCCGAAAACAATGTTGCCGACAACGAAAATAATGATGCTGCTTCGGAGTAA
- a CDS encoding GEVED domain-containing protein, whose product MKKLIFTLFTFFIVQFGFGQNYCSPSYSSASYYISQVRFGTGSAPNGWTNNTGYNSNGYGNFTGNSNYRADVEPCKQYDLRITSNSGATRDFHVKVYFDWNDDGDFNDSGELLPLGTRSGDPYVWNGQFVVPPSAKNVDTRMRVVLDFENTGNYNDHAGPCEDDTWGEAEDYRIKVGDADLMTFENITAVQNTTAPAPKGSNNTEIIGINVKTADCTNPLKVRSMNFGKGDSENLPSDATNAKLFYTGGSASFSTNSQVGGVATPANTFTISGIDGSLPELLSGDNWFWLTYDVPAGATVDNHLDAELLSVNMDTTNASNVVITTSNTDPTGKRLIVNSYCAPTPANEVGARIDRIRISNLDNQTNSNGLYTSFVATLPAFDFCVGNEHSLTVNWHTDVNYINGSVPFFIHAYFDWNRDGDFNDPDEHYFVGNERTRQYPLDGVKTGNFAIKVTPPQSALPGPSVMRIQVGREPDSNPCLGTIDGETEDYGYNLLKLGELSATPDILCKKDSVLLDATKTTGNYTFQFSTDRINFTDISSASANSGVYSSVIDTTTIFRLFEADMRCPDGGLSSDLVDVPFVGVSSITSDKSQLCLGDSANLNANYEYRTQEFTETPGTGNTTVIGLRASTFQLPVSGLPYNGINTVALNSVCINGSLVSGADRSFFYLYPPNSNKKVLLSEGNGAEHPAGTSETFCFTDKANTAVTSESNAFNGNYRPEEPLSRLNGTNPNGTWTLMVYNDYTDGAVEINEFTLNFGTNSEITWTPNSNIDDINSDTPEVTPTSSTTYIASLTNDICSPMDSVEITVLDPSKVITVDITEVLPTGIICSGDLVTFKSSLSESVANAPLQWFINDFPVSGETNETFNSNTLSDGDEVKVTFNLLTQCGTFSSADSVVVNISNSLAPSLTLNIGSQLPVCEGATVNFTANDKDFGPNPIYKWFLNGTQQSNSGKTYSSNTLVNNDTVVVEVSTTYPCVSVSSLRDTLVVKTTTELDPKIELTSDVNPELSCLGNTINFVADTVFNNSGGKGTVTWFHNGTQLNISSMTTSSDTFSTGNHLIRVEYNVNSGCTKSTFVTDQIAFEVGDDVVPGITIKVDRDKVCKGELVTFSVDQIENGGSAPEIQWFKNGDPVSGQTGMTYSSNSFKNQDEITARLISSIECVSFEQAFSGSKEVKISERTQTEINIISPFESTPFCEGTDVRVEVDLLFGGGVEPNIEWFLNDKSIQKRKFQFISLDSLKHGDRVYAKLHPNSVCPTPALPTSDTLTFEVNPTPFVDFQAVQVEGGLQFIPNSQAFENYNWSFGTGQTSDQITPVYQYENTGVYRVCLDIQDENGCVNTRCKDVNYTVVSSIAEAGELSFTYFPNPVGNELNIELNTTVSQTQITVVAADGKTIKPSFKKEVLNGKTIYRLDTDELSSGLYMVHLVSKDAKLNFRFEKL is encoded by the coding sequence ATGAAGAAACTGATCTTTACCTTATTCACCTTTTTTATTGTTCAATTCGGCTTTGGACAAAATTATTGCAGTCCCTCTTATTCAAGTGCATCTTACTATATTTCTCAAGTAAGATTTGGAACGGGATCCGCCCCCAACGGGTGGACGAACAATACAGGTTACAATTCCAACGGATACGGGAATTTTACTGGGAACAGTAACTACAGAGCAGATGTAGAACCTTGTAAGCAGTACGATTTAAGAATCACGTCTAACAGCGGCGCTACGAGGGATTTTCACGTAAAAGTGTACTTTGACTGGAACGATGATGGAGACTTCAATGATTCGGGTGAATTATTACCTCTTGGAACTCGTTCAGGGGATCCCTATGTATGGAATGGTCAGTTTGTGGTACCACCCAGTGCCAAAAATGTAGATACCAGAATGAGGGTGGTTCTTGATTTTGAAAATACAGGGAACTACAATGATCATGCGGGTCCATGTGAAGATGATACTTGGGGAGAAGCTGAAGACTACAGAATTAAAGTGGGAGATGCTGATTTAATGACATTCGAGAACATTACTGCAGTTCAGAACACCACAGCTCCAGCTCCAAAGGGCTCGAACAATACAGAAATAATTGGAATAAATGTAAAAACGGCTGATTGCACCAATCCACTAAAAGTGCGTTCCATGAATTTTGGTAAAGGTGATTCAGAGAATTTACCTTCCGATGCAACTAACGCCAAACTATTCTATACTGGAGGATCAGCAAGTTTTTCTACTAACTCACAGGTAGGAGGGGTGGCAACACCAGCAAATACTTTTACCATTTCTGGAATCGATGGTAGCCTGCCTGAACTACTGAGTGGTGACAATTGGTTTTGGCTTACTTATGATGTTCCAGCAGGAGCTACAGTTGATAATCACCTAGATGCCGAGCTTTTGTCAGTTAATATGGATACCACTAATGCTTCCAATGTGGTTATTACAACATCAAATACCGATCCAACCGGGAAAAGGCTGATTGTAAATTCTTATTGTGCACCCACACCAGCCAATGAAGTAGGCGCGCGAATTGATCGCATAAGAATAAGCAACCTAGATAACCAAACCAATAGTAATGGGCTTTACACTTCTTTTGTAGCAACACTTCCAGCCTTTGACTTCTGTGTTGGTAACGAGCACTCGTTAACAGTTAATTGGCACACCGATGTCAATTATATTAACGGAAGTGTTCCCTTTTTTATTCATGCATACTTCGACTGGAACAGGGATGGTGATTTTAATGATCCAGACGAGCATTATTTTGTGGGCAACGAAAGAACGCGCCAATACCCTTTAGACGGGGTTAAAACGGGTAACTTTGCCATAAAAGTAACGCCTCCACAAAGTGCTTTGCCAGGCCCATCCGTGATGAGAATTCAGGTAGGAAGGGAGCCGGATAGTAACCCTTGCCTAGGAACTATAGATGGCGAAACAGAGGATTATGGGTATAATTTATTAAAGTTAGGTGAGCTTTCGGCAACCCCTGATATCCTTTGCAAAAAAGATTCTGTTTTATTGGATGCAACCAAAACGACGGGCAACTATACCTTCCAATTTTCAACAGACCGCATAAATTTCACCGATATTTCTTCCGCCTCGGCTAATAGCGGGGTGTACAGTAGCGTGATTGATACCACTACGATATTTAGGTTGTTTGAAGCGGACATGAGGTGCCCTGATGGAGGCCTTTCATCTGACCTTGTGGATGTTCCTTTTGTAGGAGTTAGCAGTATTACAAGCGATAAATCACAATTGTGTTTAGGGGACAGTGCGAACCTAAATGCAAATTACGAATATCGAACCCAGGAATTTACTGAAACTCCTGGGACTGGAAACACTACCGTTATAGGATTAAGAGCTTCCACTTTTCAATTACCAGTATCTGGACTGCCATACAACGGCATAAACACGGTGGCATTGAACTCTGTATGCATCAATGGCTCACTGGTGAGCGGGGCGGATCGTAGTTTTTTCTATTTATACCCGCCTAATTCCAATAAGAAAGTCCTTTTAAGTGAGGGGAATGGAGCCGAGCATCCAGCAGGAACTAGTGAGACTTTTTGTTTTACCGATAAAGCAAACACGGCTGTAACTTCAGAGTCGAATGCCTTTAACGGTAACTACCGTCCCGAGGAGCCTCTATCCAGACTTAATGGGACTAATCCAAATGGTACTTGGACCTTAATGGTGTATAATGATTATACAGATGGCGCTGTGGAAATAAATGAGTTTACACTCAATTTTGGTACTAATTCTGAAATTACTTGGACACCAAACAGTAATATCGACGATATAAATTCCGACACACCGGAAGTTACCCCTACTTCAAGCACTACGTACATAGCAAGTCTGACTAATGACATTTGCAGCCCGATGGACTCTGTTGAGATTACTGTTTTAGATCCATCTAAGGTTATTACCGTAGATATAACAGAGGTTCTGCCAACAGGGATAATTTGTAGTGGAGACCTTGTTACTTTTAAGAGTTCGCTGAGCGAGTCGGTTGCAAATGCTCCACTGCAATGGTTTATTAATGATTTTCCAGTAAGTGGAGAGACCAATGAAACCTTTAATTCCAACACACTTAGCGATGGCGATGAGGTTAAAGTAACTTTTAACCTTCTTACGCAGTGTGGAACGTTCAGTTCTGCAGATTCGGTTGTGGTAAATATTTCAAACTCTTTAGCGCCAAGTTTAACCTTGAACATTGGAAGTCAGCTTCCAGTTTGTGAGGGCGCAACAGTAAATTTTACCGCGAATGACAAAGATTTCGGACCAAATCCAATTTACAAATGGTTCTTAAACGGAACACAACAGTCAAATTCTGGTAAAACATATAGCTCAAACACTTTGGTGAATAACGACACCGTTGTGGTAGAGGTAAGCACAACTTATCCCTGTGTTTCCGTTTCTAGTTTAAGAGACACCCTTGTGGTAAAAACCACAACAGAATTAGATCCTAAGATTGAGTTAACAAGTGATGTAAATCCAGAATTATCTTGTCTTGGTAACACCATTAATTTTGTGGCAGATACCGTTTTCAATAATTCGGGTGGAAAGGGTACCGTTACATGGTTCCACAATGGTACACAGTTAAACATATCTAGCATGACTACTTCATCGGATACGTTTAGTACCGGGAACCACTTAATTAGAGTAGAGTACAATGTGAATTCTGGTTGTACGAAAAGCACCTTTGTTACCGATCAAATTGCTTTTGAGGTAGGGGATGATGTTGTACCTGGAATCACTATCAAAGTAGATAGAGATAAGGTTTGTAAAGGCGAACTGGTTACCTTCTCGGTAGACCAAATTGAAAATGGAGGAAGTGCTCCAGAAATTCAATGGTTCAAAAATGGAGATCCTGTTTCCGGACAAACTGGAATGACATACAGCAGCAATTCGTTTAAAAATCAAGATGAGATTACTGCAAGATTAATTTCCAGCATAGAATGTGTTTCTTTTGAACAGGCGTTTTCTGGATCTAAGGAGGTTAAAATTTCTGAAAGAACCCAGACAGAAATTAATATCATCTCGCCTTTTGAATCGACCCCATTTTGCGAAGGGACAGATGTTAGGGTAGAAGTAGACCTGCTTTTTGGTGGAGGAGTTGAACCAAATATTGAGTGGTTCCTAAACGATAAAAGTATACAGAAAAGAAAGTTCCAGTTTATTAGTTTGGATAGCCTTAAGCATGGTGACAGAGTATATGCTAAACTGCATCCTAATTCTGTTTGCCCAACACCAGCTCTTCCAACTAGTGATACCTTAACTTTTGAGGTTAACCCAACACCATTTGTGGATTTCCAAGCCGTGCAGGTGGAAGGCGGTCTTCAGTTTATCCCTAATTCACAAGCTTTTGAAAATTACAATTGGAGTTTTGGTACAGGACAAACCAGCGATCAAATTACTCCAGTTTATCAGTATGAGAATACGGGTGTTTATAGGGTTTGTTTGGATATCCAAGATGAAAATGGCTGTGTAAATACGAGATGTAAAGACGTTAATTATACGGTTGTTTCAAGTATTGCAGAGGCTGGTGAATTATCCTTCACTTATTTCCCTAACCCAGTTGGTAACGAGTTAAATATTGAGTTAAATACCACAGTATCTCAAACTCAAATAACCGTTGTTGCTGCAGACGGAAAGACTATCAAACCTAGTTTTAAGAAGGAGGTATTAAATGGTAAGACTATTTATAGGTTAGATACCGACGAATTAAGTAGTGGATTATATATGGTACACTTGGTTTCCAAGGATGCCAAATTGAACTTCCGATTCGAAAAGCTTTAA
- a CDS encoding ATP-dependent Clp protease ATP-binding subunit yields MEAKFSPRVKDVITFSREEALRLGHDYIGVEHLMLGLLREGEGTAIQILRRLEVNLQTLRKSIEGGIPQNTSISTVSNAAHIPFLKQAENVIKITYLEAKLYKSEIIGTEHLLLSILKNEDNIATKTLNRMDVDYEITREELESILADRGDGNTPPRAEFPGTPSSDDDDAGAGFSGGGASRRSGDTKSKTPVLDNFGRDLTKIAEEGKLDPIVGREKEIERVSQILSRRKKNNPILIGEPGVGKSAIAEGLALKIIQKKVSRVLFNKRIVALDVASLVAGTKYRGQFEERMKAVMNELEKSPDVILFIDELHTIVGAGGASGSLDASNMFKPALARGEIQCIGATTLDEYRQYIEKDGALERRFQKVLVEPTSIEETIQILHNIKDKYEDHHSVTFSDEAIHACVELTNRYLADRHLPDKAIDALDEAGSRVHLNNINVPKEILDIEKAIEEVKEEKTKVVKSQKYEEAAKLRDKERNLIHDLENAKLRWEEDAKTKRIKVTEDHVAEVVAMMTGIPVQRIAENESGKLARMADEMDAEIIGQSEAVKKVVRAIQRNRAGLKDPKRPIGSFIFLGPTGVGKTQLAKALAKYLFDSQDALVRIDMSEYMEKFSISRLVGAPPGYVGYEEGGQLTEKIRRKPYSIVLLDEIEKAHPDVFNLLLQALDDGQLTDSLGRKIDFRNTIIIMTSNIGARQLSDFGAGVGFSTKAKQASADEDAKSVIQSALRKTFAPEFLNRIDDVVLFNTLTKEDIHKIIDIELKEVYARIRTLGYEIELSDKAKNFIAEKGFDEKFGARPLKRAIQKYIEDVLAEEIIHSRVNEGDKIILDCNKTGDGITISLSGNSKPATKKKSSKNKPSEEDSTEEKK; encoded by the coding sequence ATGGAAGCAAAATTTTCACCAAGAGTTAAGGATGTTATTACTTTCAGCCGAGAGGAAGCCTTGCGACTTGGTCATGACTATATAGGTGTGGAGCATCTGATGTTAGGCTTGCTGCGCGAAGGCGAAGGAACCGCAATTCAGATATTACGAAGGTTAGAAGTAAATCTTCAAACCTTGAGGAAATCTATAGAAGGTGGAATTCCTCAGAATACATCTATAAGTACTGTGAGCAATGCCGCACACATCCCCTTTTTAAAGCAAGCAGAAAATGTGATTAAAATCACCTATTTAGAAGCTAAACTTTACAAAAGCGAGATCATAGGCACGGAGCATTTATTACTTTCGATTTTGAAGAACGAAGACAATATTGCTACGAAGACTTTAAACCGAATGGACGTGGATTACGAAATAACACGAGAAGAATTAGAATCAATTTTAGCCGACCGTGGTGATGGCAATACCCCTCCCCGAGCTGAATTCCCAGGAACTCCATCCTCTGACGACGATGACGCTGGAGCGGGATTTTCAGGAGGTGGAGCCTCAAGAAGAAGCGGCGACACGAAATCTAAAACTCCAGTTCTAGATAATTTTGGGAGAGATTTAACCAAAATCGCCGAAGAAGGAAAGTTAGATCCAATAGTGGGAAGAGAGAAAGAAATCGAAAGAGTTTCTCAAATCCTTTCCAGAAGAAAAAAGAACAACCCCATACTTATAGGTGAACCTGGAGTTGGTAAATCAGCCATTGCAGAAGGTTTAGCTCTTAAAATTATCCAGAAAAAAGTTTCTAGGGTTTTATTTAATAAAAGGATAGTTGCACTAGACGTTGCTTCTTTAGTTGCAGGAACTAAATACCGCGGTCAATTCGAGGAAAGAATGAAAGCGGTAATGAATGAATTGGAAAAATCTCCGGATGTTATTCTTTTCATTGATGAGCTTCACACTATCGTCGGTGCCGGTGGTGCAAGTGGAAGCCTTGATGCTAGTAACATGTTTAAGCCAGCACTTGCGCGTGGAGAAATCCAATGCATTGGAGCCACTACGCTAGACGAATACAGACAATACATAGAAAAAGATGGCGCTTTAGAAAGAAGATTTCAAAAGGTATTGGTAGAACCTACCTCTATCGAAGAAACTATTCAAATCCTCCACAATATCAAAGACAAGTACGAGGATCATCATAGTGTTACTTTTTCGGATGAAGCCATACACGCATGTGTTGAGCTTACAAACAGGTATTTGGCCGACCGCCATCTGCCAGACAAAGCTATTGACGCCTTAGATGAGGCCGGATCTAGAGTGCATCTTAACAACATCAATGTTCCAAAAGAAATTTTGGACATTGAAAAGGCTATTGAAGAAGTTAAGGAAGAGAAAACTAAGGTTGTTAAATCTCAGAAATACGAAGAAGCAGCCAAACTTAGAGATAAGGAAAGAAACCTTATTCATGATTTGGAAAATGCAAAACTTCGTTGGGAAGAGGATGCTAAAACCAAACGTATTAAGGTAACTGAGGACCATGTAGCTGAGGTTGTAGCAATGATGACAGGAATTCCTGTGCAGCGAATTGCAGAAAACGAAAGTGGCAAACTTGCTAGAATGGCCGACGAGATGGATGCCGAGATAATTGGGCAATCCGAAGCGGTTAAAAAAGTGGTTCGCGCCATCCAAAGAAATAGAGCGGGACTAAAAGACCCAAAAAGACCTATTGGTTCTTTCATTTTCCTAGGCCCTACTGGAGTTGGTAAAACGCAATTAGCGAAAGCACTTGCTAAATACCTATTCGACTCGCAAGACGCGCTGGTTAGGATAGATATGAGTGAATACATGGAGAAATTCTCAATTTCTAGACTGGTTGGAGCGCCTCCCGGTTACGTTGGATACGAGGAAGGTGGACAGCTGACTGAGAAAATCAGAAGAAAGCCATACTCTATTGTATTATTGGACGAGATTGAAAAAGCACATCCAGACGTATTTAATTTGTTACTTCAAGCACTGGATGACGGCCAGCTTACTGATAGTTTAGGAAGAAAGATTGACTTTAGAAATACCATTATCATCATGACCTCCAACATTGGAGCCAGACAACTGTCTGACTTTGGAGCTGGAGTTGGGTTTAGCACAAAAGCTAAGCAGGCCTCTGCAGATGAAGACGCAAAAAGCGTAATTCAAAGTGCATTGAGAAAAACCTTTGCGCCCGAATTCCTAAACAGAATTGATGATGTGGTACTCTTTAACACCTTAACAAAAGAAGACATCCACAAGATTATTGATATAGAACTTAAAGAGGTTTACGCTAGAATTAGAACTCTTGGTTACGAAATAGAACTAAGCGACAAGGCTAAGAATTTTATAGCCGAGAAAGGGTTTGATGAGAAATTTGGTGCAAGACCGCTAAAAAGAGCTATTCAAAAGTACATCGAAGATGTTTTAGCCGAAGAAATTATCCATAGCAGGGTAAATGAAGGTGATAAAATCATTCTCGATTGCAATAAAACTGGCGATGGTATAACCATTTCTCTATCAGGAAACTCAAAACCAGCCACGAAAAAGAAATCGAGTAAAAACAAACCTTCGGAAGAAGATTCCACCGAAGAAAAGAAGTAA
- a CDS encoding tetratricopeptide repeat protein: MKLLAFSTAILLSVAAFGQKSAQVTAYNYMKDAEFTKAYDMIKKASEHEKTANDPKTYYYMGQILMAMAGSQDVEQRTYVEDPLQKGVAAWKKCLKLDTKEKYSDDIKMKIPQTENMLLNMGVKMYNEEKFAEAYELFKTANIMASVLDQSDSLAIFNAAVSAEKAGQFEDAIEMYKLSSEIQYQTQSSILSMAKIYKENLNDTAAALNTLKEARTAYPNDQGLIIEELNIYLQGRKFQEAADNLELAIKNDPENAILHYALGSAYDNMGNIEKAKVSYKKALELKPDYFDAAYNYGAMVYNQGVELTKQANELDYRTKGKQIDALNAKANEKFKEAVVLLENAHNIDPEDKSTISSLTQLYVRLKMNDKYKEMKAKL, translated from the coding sequence ATGAAATTATTAGCCTTTTCAACGGCAATTTTATTAAGCGTAGCTGCTTTTGGACAGAAGTCGGCTCAGGTAACTGCATATAACTACATGAAAGATGCAGAGTTTACCAAGGCTTACGATATGATTAAAAAAGCTTCTGAACACGAAAAAACTGCTAACGATCCTAAAACTTACTATTACATGGGGCAAATCCTTATGGCAATGGCAGGTTCACAGGACGTTGAGCAACGTACATACGTTGAAGACCCTTTGCAAAAAGGAGTAGCAGCTTGGAAGAAGTGTCTTAAGTTAGATACTAAAGAAAAGTACAGCGACGATATCAAAATGAAGATTCCTCAAACAGAAAATATGCTTCTTAACATGGGTGTTAAGATGTATAACGAGGAAAAATTTGCCGAAGCCTATGAGTTGTTTAAAACAGCTAACATCATGGCGAGCGTTTTAGACCAAAGCGATTCTTTAGCAATTTTCAATGCAGCAGTTTCGGCAGAGAAAGCGGGGCAGTTCGAAGATGCTATTGAAATGTACAAGCTAAGTAGCGAGATACAGTATCAAACTCAAAGTTCTATCCTTTCTATGGCTAAAATCTATAAGGAAAACTTAAACGATACTGCTGCAGCACTTAATACCTTGAAAGAAGCTAGAACAGCTTATCCTAATGATCAAGGATTAATTATCGAAGAACTAAACATCTATCTACAGGGTAGAAAATTCCAAGAGGCAGCAGATAATCTTGAGTTAGCGATTAAAAATGATCCAGAAAATGCGATTCTTCATTATGCTTTAGGTTCTGCATATGACAACATGGGGAACATTGAGAAAGCAAAGGTTTCTTACAAAAAGGCATTGGAGTTAAAGCCAGATTATTTCGACGCTGCATATAACTATGGAGCAATGGTTTACAACCAAGGAGTTGAGTTGACTAAACAAGCTAACGAATTGGATTATAGAACCAAAGGAAAGCAAATCGATGCGCTTAACGCTAAGGCTAATGAAAAGTTTAAGGAAGCTGTGGTTCTTTTAGAAAATGCACATAATATAGATCCAGAGGATAAAAGTACAATTAGCTCCTTAACTCAATTGTATGTGCGCCTAAAAATGAACGACAAATACAAGGAAATGAAAGCCAAATTATAG